One window of Brevibacterium pigmentatum genomic DNA carries:
- a CDS encoding TetR/AcrR family transcriptional regulator, translating to MTMNTDELSPRRRQTRSTLVQAGTSVFAVRGIDGASIEEICEAGGLTPGAFYSNFSSRDDLVLAIIEMRISENLDRLDDTIQRWSEQLMATAEVPEIKALMTQFIDDVFNEKKQTVAETITEQEIELYCLRVPHLHARYVELNATQLDRLAALVATALDVAGATTKQPIGDFLTVIISVFNRIALTAAAGKKMDDHVAIDPTLIVEALMHLIDFCPDSDG from the coding sequence ATGACGATGAACACAGACGAACTCAGCCCACGCAGACGCCAGACCCGATCCACCCTCGTTCAGGCCGGCACCTCGGTCTTCGCCGTCCGCGGCATCGACGGCGCCTCGATCGAGGAGATCTGCGAGGCCGGAGGCCTGACCCCCGGGGCGTTCTATTCGAACTTCTCCAGCCGTGACGATCTGGTGCTCGCAATCATCGAGATGCGCATCTCGGAGAATCTCGATCGCCTCGACGACACGATCCAGCGGTGGTCTGAGCAGCTCATGGCCACTGCCGAGGTGCCGGAGATCAAGGCGCTGATGACACAATTCATCGACGATGTCTTCAATGAGAAGAAGCAGACCGTCGCCGAGACGATCACCGAGCAGGAGATCGAGCTCTACTGCCTGCGGGTGCCGCACCTCCACGCCCGCTATGTCGAGCTCAACGCCACTCAGCTGGACCGGCTGGCCGCCCTGGTGGCCACGGCCCTCGATGTGGCCGGGGCGACGACGAAGCAGCCGATCGGCGATTTCCTCACGGTCATCATCTCCGTGTTCAACCGGATCGCGCTGACTGCAGCGGCGGGGAAGAAGATGGACGACCACGTCGCCATCGATCCGACCCTCATCGTCGAGGCCCTCATGCACCTCATCGACTTCTGCCCCGACAGCGATGGCTGA